One genomic segment of Arcobacter porcinus includes these proteins:
- a CDS encoding type II secretion system protein gives MKRSFLLIEIVVALIIISIIYSQFFVKNSNEKLDLFVEKLELYLNFLRYKALIDDKRDFENQFWHKQRWSIKFLRCRENEGGGIYMSIYSDNNALGHTNFEEALKDPLTNRLITSSNFCRSNPNNSPFSILRNYDIQNVELSCNSTSSLGQISFGEDGKIYSRLSNLENDYFSYEITKACKIKFTTKENYEREIEIYPKTGFINLINKN, from the coding sequence ATGAAACGCTCATTTTTATTGATAGAGATAGTAGTTGCACTTATAATAATTTCAATAATATATTCACAGTTCTTTGTAAAAAATAGTAATGAGAAGTTAGATCTTTTCGTAGAAAAACTTGAACTTTATTTGAACTTTTTAAGATATAAAGCATTAATTGATGATAAAAGAGATTTTGAAAATCAGTTTTGGCATAAACAAAGATGGAGTATTAAGTTTTTAAGATGTAGAGAAAATGAAGGTGGTGGAATTTATATGTCAATTTATAGCGATAACAATGCTTTAGGACATACAAATTTTGAAGAAGCTCTGAAAGATCCTTTAACAAATAGATTAATCACAAGTTCTAATTTTTGTAGAAGTAATCCAAATAACTCTCCTTTTTCAATATTAAGAAATTATGATATACAAAATGTTGAACTATCTTGTAATAGTACAAGCTCTCTTGGTCAAATATCTTTTGGCGAAGATGGAAAGATTTATTCAAGATTATCAAATTTAGAGAATGATTATTTCTCCTATGAAATTACAAAAGCTTGTAAAATAAAATTTACTACAAAAGAGAATTATGAAAGAGAGATAGAAATCTATCCAAAAACTGGATTTATAAATTTAATCAATAAAAATTGA
- a CDS encoding glycosyltransferase family 39 protein, whose amino-acid sequence MYSKVFYNTLFYFVLASILYMLFLQTNEVLSISYKEALNYFENISLLTILTRISTTLFGQNDLALRLPFVVFYCLSVIFMYKIIDDYFKTAKDRFISIFIFMLLPGLLSAALLVNSAIVVTFLTIFYIYYYKVYKKHLYYALPFFLLVDNSFTILFLALFFYSFKDKDKKLLYISLALFVISFFVYEFRVDGRPQGFLLDTFGIYAAIFSPILFLYFLYAIYRTAVIKNIDLIWYISATALLLSIVASFRQKIYIEDFAPFVVIFVPTMMKIFLHSYRVRLKEFRKNYNIFVYIVLFFLFLNILLTFVNKPIYLLLDRANKHFVYEYHFAKEIAEELKKREMTNVVSPDKHLLLRLRFYKIEEYPDYFISQEAFYNYDEKITIKYYNKDIVNIYVKKL is encoded by the coding sequence TTGTATTCAAAAGTATTTTATAATACTCTTTTTTATTTTGTATTAGCTTCAATTTTATATATGCTTTTTTTACAAACAAATGAAGTTTTAAGTATTTCATATAAAGAGGCTTTAAACTACTTTGAAAATATATCTTTACTTACAATCCTAACAAGAATTTCAACTACACTTTTTGGACAAAATGATTTAGCACTTAGATTGCCATTTGTTGTTTTTTACTGTTTGAGTGTTATTTTTATGTACAAAATAATTGATGATTATTTTAAAACAGCAAAAGATAGATTTATTTCTATATTCATTTTTATGCTTTTACCAGGTCTTTTAAGTGCTGCATTACTTGTAAATAGTGCAATAGTAGTAACATTTTTAACAATATTTTATATATATTATTATAAGGTTTACAAAAAACATTTATATTATGCTTTACCATTTTTTCTATTAGTTGATAACTCATTTACTATTTTATTTCTTGCTCTATTTTTCTACTCGTTTAAAGATAAAGATAAAAAATTACTTTATATATCTTTAGCACTTTTTGTAATCTCTTTTTTCGTATATGAGTTTAGAGTTGATGGAAGACCACAAGGTTTTTTACTTGATACTTTTGGAATTTATGCAGCTATTTTTTCTCCTATTTTATTTTTATATTTTTTATATGCTATATATAGAACTGCGGTTATAAAAAATATTGATTTGATTTGGTATATTAGTGCAACTGCATTACTTCTTTCTATCGTAGCTTCTTTTAGACAAAAGATTTATATTGAAGATTTTGCACCTTTTGTTGTTATTTTTGTACCAACAATGATGAAAATATTTCTTCATTCATATAGAGTAAGATTAAAAGAGTTTAGAAAAAATTACAATATTTTTGTATATATTGTATTGTTTTTCTTATTTTTAAATATTTTACTTACATTTGTGAATAAACCAATTTATCTACTTTTAGATAGAGCGAACAAACATTTCGTATATGAATATCACTTTGCAAAAGAGATAGCAGAAGAGCTTAAAAAAAGAGAAATGACAAATGTTGTTAGTCCAGATAAACACCTGCTTTTAAGACTTAGATTTTATAAAATAGAAGAGTATCCTGATTATTTTATTTCGCAAGAGGCTTTTTATAATTATGATGAAAAAATAACAATTAAATATTACAACAAAGATATAGTTAATATCTATGTTAAAAAGTTATGA
- a CDS encoding alpha/beta fold hydrolase — MEFLSYKKFGSGKNNIIFLHELMGDCSNYDNCLQYFNDEEFTCFMVDLRGYGLSKEIEGDYTLDEAVNDIINLVSNLGLNSYNLVAHSMSTMIAQHITNKDLRVKNLILITPISYIGVKSTIKAKENLTFQMRNNSGKIEEIVEQSSQRYNETWKKYRIKQAYNSSKLEARVSYMDMYLNIYFESSLNDFSTNTPIKIITGKHDFKVFSKNEVLIYFENNLNVEIIEFEDSGHYPMIESPVLFASTIEKWCR, encoded by the coding sequence ATGGAGTTTTTATCTTACAAAAAGTTTGGTTCAGGCAAAAATAATATTATATTTTTACATGAATTAATGGGTGATTGTTCAAATTATGATAATTGTTTACAATATTTTAATGATGAAGAGTTTACTTGTTTTATGGTTGATTTAAGAGGTTATGGATTATCAAAAGAGATTGAAGGAGATTATACTTTAGATGAAGCTGTAAATGATATTATTAATTTAGTATCAAATTTAGGATTAAATAGTTATAACTTAGTTGCACACTCTATGTCAACAATGATTGCTCAACATATAACAAATAAAGACTTAAGAGTAAAAAACCTTATTTTAATAACTCCCATCTCTTATATAGGTGTAAAAAGCACAATTAAAGCTAAAGAGAATTTAACATTTCAAATGAGAAACAATAGTGGGAAAATTGAAGAAATTGTAGAACAATCTAGTCAAAGATATAATGAAACTTGGAAAAAATATCGTATAAAACAAGCTTATAATTCATCTAAACTTGAAGCAAGAGTATCTTATATGGATATGTATTTAAATATTTATTTTGAATCATCTTTAAATGATTTTTCAACAAATACTCCAATAAAAATAATTACGGGAAAACATGATTTTAAAGTTTTCTCAAAGAATGAAGTATTAATATATTTTGAAAATAATCTTAATGTAGAGATAATAGAGTTTGAAGATTCTGGTCACTATCCAATGATAGAATCTCCTGTACTTTTTGCTTCTACAATTGAAAAGTGGTGCAGATAA
- the rpsL gene encoding 30S ribosomal protein S12 — MPTINQLIRKERKKVIENSKSPALKSCPQRRGVCTRVYTTTPKKPNSALRKVAKVRLTTGIEVISYIGGEGHNLQEHSIVLVRGGRVKDLPGVKYHIVRGALDSAGVNNRTVSRSKYGTKRPKAAKK; from the coding sequence ATGCCTACAATTAATCAGCTTATTAGAAAAGAGCGAAAAAAAGTGATTGAAAATTCTAAATCACCAGCACTTAAAAGTTGTCCTCAAAGAAGAGGAGTATGTACTAGAGTTTATACAACAACTCCAAAAAAACCTAACTCGGCTTTAAGAAAAGTTGCAAAAGTTAGATTAACTACTGGAATCGAAGTTATTTCATACATCGGTGGAGAAGGACATAACCTTCAAGAGCACTCAATCGTGCTAGTAAGAGGGGGAAGAGTTAAGGATTTACCTGGGGTTAAATACCACATTGTAAGAGGTGCTTTAGATAGTGCTGGAGTAAATAACAGAACAGTCTCTAGATCTAAATATGGTACAAAAAGACCAAAAGCAGCAAAAAAATAA
- a CDS encoding Fe(3+) ABC transporter substrate-binding protein, producing the protein MKKIFLSLTVFLSATLFASNEVNVYSQRHYDSDKKLFKEFEAKTGIKVNLVSAKAEELVSRLSIEGANSPADILITADIGNLYLAKQRGLVQNIKSDILNQNIPAHLRDEDGAWFALTKRARIVVYNPAKVDEKDLNDYFSLINPKFKGKVITRTSTHPYNKSLIASIIAHYGEEKALEFTKGLANNFARNPKGGDKDQVRAVASGEADLAIVNSYYLGVMANSKDKVDEEIAKSVKIFFPAQSTTGTHINISGASITKFSPNKENAIKLIEFLTSVEAQGELAEGNYEYPINPKVKPAGIVASWGEFKEDTIPLNEVGKYTKEAVEVATKGRWK; encoded by the coding sequence TTGAAAAAGATATTTTTGAGTTTAACAGTTTTTTTATCAGCAACACTTTTTGCTTCAAATGAAGTAAATGTTTATTCACAAAGGCATTATGATTCTGATAAAAAACTATTTAAAGAGTTTGAAGCTAAAACAGGTATAAAAGTAAATCTTGTAAGTGCAAAAGCAGAAGAACTAGTTTCTAGATTATCTATTGAAGGTGCAAATTCTCCTGCTGATATTTTAATAACTGCTGATATAGGAAATTTATATTTAGCAAAACAAAGAGGTTTAGTTCAAAATATCAAATCAGATATTTTAAATCAAAATATTCCAGCTCACTTAAGAGATGAAGATGGTGCTTGGTTTGCTCTTACAAAAAGAGCAAGAATTGTAGTTTATAATCCAGCAAAAGTTGATGAAAAAGATTTAAATGACTATTTCTCATTAATTAATCCTAAATTTAAAGGGAAAGTAATAACAAGAACTTCAACTCATCCATATAATAAATCTTTAATTGCTTCAATTATCGCTCACTATGGAGAAGAAAAAGCTTTAGAATTCACAAAAGGTTTAGCAAATAATTTTGCAAGAAATCCAAAAGGTGGAGATAAAGATCAAGTAAGAGCAGTTGCAAGTGGAGAAGCTGATTTAGCTATTGTAAACTCATATTATCTTGGTGTTATGGCAAATAGTAAAGATAAAGTTGATGAGGAGATTGCAAAAAGTGTAAAAATATTTTTCCCTGCTCAAAGCACAACAGGAACTCATATAAATATTTCAGGAGCTAGTATTACAAAGTTCTCTCCAAATAAAGAGAATGCTATAAAACTGATTGAGTTTTTAACAAGTGTTGAAGCACAAGGTGAATTAGCAGAAGGGAATTATGAGTATCCTATCAATCCAAAAGTTAAACCAGCTGGAATTGTTGCTTCTTGGGGAGAATTTAAAGAAGATACAATCCCATTAAATGAAGTTGGAAAATATACAAAAGAAGCTGTTGAAGTAGCAACAAAGGGAAGATGGAAATAA
- the rpsG gene encoding 30S ribosomal protein S7 yields MRRRKAPVREVMADPIYNSKVITKFVNAVMLDGKKSVAEKILYGAIDNLDKRGEEKGIELFEKAIENVKPLLEVRSRRVGGATYQVPVEVRAVRRQTLALRWIIEASRKRNERTMVERLANELFEAANERGASFKKKEDVHRMAEANKAFAHYRW; encoded by the coding sequence ATGAGAAGAAGAAAAGCTCCAGTTAGAGAGGTAATGGCTGATCCTATCTATAATAGTAAAGTTATTACGAAATTTGTAAATGCAGTTATGCTTGATGGTAAAAAATCAGTTGCAGAGAAAATATTATATGGTGCAATTGATAACCTTGATAAAAGAGGTGAAGAAAAAGGTATTGAACTTTTTGAAAAAGCTATAGAAAATGTTAAACCACTTTTAGAAGTTAGATCTAGAAGAGTTGGTGGAGCTACATACCAAGTTCCAGTTGAAGTAAGAGCAGTAAGAAGACAAACTTTAGCTTTAAGATGGATTATCGAAGCTTCAAGAAAAAGAAATGAAAGAACTATGGTAGAAAGACTTGCTAACGAACTATTCGAAGCAGCAAACGAAAGAGGAGCATCTTTTAAGAAAAAAGAAGATGTACATAGAATGGCAGAGGCTAACAAAGCGTTTGCACACTACAGATGGTAG
- a CDS encoding ABC transporter permease, with product MEINNFKKYIAPIFGVCISFPILILLFYFLINSSFLDGFLKNEYIYDYTLDTITLVAGTMFGVLILGTITSYLSARFTYTGSTFFSICFVLPLAYPAYIFGYTYVGFFEFRGLLSQVFENNSLKLDILNMPGAIFIFTIAMFPYVYILARVSFSNISKTIFELVSLQNLSHTKAFFKVYLPLAYPSLFAGAILAAMETLSDYGTVLYFGIETFSVGIFKSWYGYENLLEAINVAVVLLIFVFSILLVEHNIRKKLRFSSSTNSSQKAEKIVLKGKQNFIAFLISFIIASITLFIPSSILIYWTFLDRFTLDFTAFDYLLNTLTLNIFSSAFIVMLAFFIVYFLRFYPTKISNVTHKMSMLGYSIPGAVVAVGLLIISNYVDKSLGIMFFGGSFIVLIFAYTTRYFAASIGSVENGFSKIPSNIDDVSKIFCKSSRESIFKIYLPLLKPYLLSGFLILYIDIAKELPATLILRPFNFDTLAVRIYELASNEMLYKTGFPSLILVITTATAVIFLNKKPKKR from the coding sequence ATGGAAATAAACAATTTTAAAAAATACATAGCTCCAATTTTTGGAGTATGTATCTCTTTCCCTATTTTAATATTACTGTTTTATTTTCTTATAAATAGCTCTTTTTTAGATGGCTTTTTAAAAAATGAATATATATATGATTACACTTTAGATACCATTACTTTGGTAGCTGGAACAATGTTTGGTGTTTTAATCTTAGGTACAATTACATCTTATTTAAGTGCAAGATTCACTTATACTGGAAGTACTTTTTTCTCTATCTGTTTTGTTTTACCACTTGCTTATCCTGCTTATATTTTTGGTTATACTTATGTTGGTTTTTTCGAATTTCGTGGACTTTTATCTCAGGTTTTTGAAAACAACTCTTTAAAACTTGATATTTTAAATATGCCAGGAGCTATATTTATCTTTACAATAGCAATGTTTCCTTATGTTTACATTTTAGCAAGAGTATCTTTTTCTAATATTTCTAAAACTATTTTTGAACTTGTCTCTTTACAAAACTTAAGTCATACAAAAGCTTTTTTTAAAGTTTATTTACCTTTAGCATATCCTAGTTTATTTGCTGGTGCAATTTTAGCTGCAATGGAAACTTTAAGTGATTATGGAACAGTTTTATACTTTGGAATAGAGACTTTTAGTGTTGGAATATTTAAAAGCTGGTATGGATATGAAAACTTACTTGAGGCTATAAATGTAGCAGTTGTTTTACTTATTTTTGTATTTTCTATACTTTTAGTTGAACACAATATTAGAAAAAAACTTAGATTTTCAAGCTCAACAAATAGTAGTCAAAAAGCAGAAAAAATAGTTTTAAAAGGAAAACAAAATTTTATAGCATTTTTAATCTCATTTATTATTGCTTCAATTACACTATTTATTCCTAGTTCTATTTTAATTTATTGGACTTTTTTAGATAGATTTACACTTGATTTTACAGCTTTTGATTATCTTTTAAATACATTAACTTTAAATATATTTTCGAGTGCGTTTATTGTAATGCTAGCATTTTTTATAGTATATTTTTTAAGATTTTATCCAACAAAGATTTCAAATGTAACTCATAAAATGTCAATGCTTGGTTACTCAATTCCAGGTGCTGTTGTTGCTGTTGGACTTCTTATTATTTCAAATTATGTTGATAAAAGTTTGGGAATAATGTTTTTTGGTGGTTCATTTATAGTTCTTATTTTTGCATATACTACAAGATATTTTGCAGCAAGTATTGGAAGTGTTGAAAATGGTTTTAGTAAAATCCCTTCAAATATTGATGATGTTTCTAAAATCTTTTGTAAAAGCTCAAGAGAATCGATTTTTAAAATATATCTACCACTTTTAAAACCTTATTTACTAAGTGGTTTTTTAATTTTATATATCGATATTGCAAAAGAGTTACCAGCAACACTTATTCTAAGACCATTTAATTTTGATACTTTAGCAGTAAGAATATATGAACTTGCAAGTAATGAAATGCTTTATAAAACAGGATTTCCATCATTAATATTAGTTATTACAACTGCTACTGCTGTAATATTTTTAAATAAAAAACCAAAGAAGAGATAA
- the fusA gene encoding elongation factor G: MARKIPLNRVRNIGIAAHIDAGKTTSTERILFYTGISHKIGETHEGTATMDWMEQEQERGITITSAATTCFWNHPKTNEQLQINIIDTPGHVDFTIEVERSMRVLDGAVAVFCSVGGVQPQSETVWRQANKYGVPRIIYVNKMDRTGANFLNVMNQVRDRLKANPVPLQIPIGAEDQFRGMIDLVKMKAYTYTLDAQAGEMYKIEDIPADLTDLAAEYREKLVEAAAESSEDLMDKYLGGEELSEEEIISGIKKRCLAMEITPMVCGTSFKNKGIQPLLDAVAMYLPAPTEVADMNGETQDGDAVTVASSDKGEVAALAFKVMTDPFVGQLTFTRVYRGVLESGTYVMNSTKMKKERIGRLLKMHANSREEIKELYAGEIGAVVGLKDTITGDTLASEKDPVILERMDFPDPVISVAVEPKTKADQEKMGIALGKLAEEDPSFRVTTDEESGQTIISGMGELHLEILVDRMKREFKVEAEVGAPQVAYRETIRNAVKQEYKYAKQSGGKGQYGHVYLEIKPMEAGSEPTFKFKNEIKGGVVPKEYVPAVEKGCFEAMQGGILAGYPMVDIEVTLYDGSYHEVDSSEMAFKLAASMGFKQGCRSAAAGAVLLEPIMKVEIETPEEYMGDVIGDCNKRRGQVQSMDDRAGIKLVTAMIPLSELFGYSTDLRSMSQGRATYSMLFDAYQEVPRNVSEEIMKKRNG; encoded by the coding sequence ATGGCAAGAAAAATACCACTAAATAGAGTTAGAAACATAGGAATTGCTGCTCATATTGATGCAGGAAAAACAACAAGTACAGAAAGAATTCTTTTCTATACAGGAATTTCTCATAAAATAGGTGAAACTCACGAAGGTACAGCAACAATGGACTGGATGGAGCAAGAGCAAGAAAGAGGTATCACAATTACTTCTGCTGCTACAACTTGTTTCTGGAATCACCCAAAAACTAATGAGCAATTACAAATAAATATCATTGACACTCCAGGTCACGTTGACTTTACTATTGAAGTTGAAAGATCAATGAGAGTACTTGATGGTGCTGTTGCAGTATTCTGTTCAGTTGGTGGAGTTCAGCCTCAGTCTGAAACTGTTTGGAGACAAGCAAATAAATATGGAGTTCCTAGAATTATCTATGTAAATAAAATGGATAGAACAGGTGCAAACTTTTTAAATGTTATGAACCAAGTAAGAGATAGATTAAAAGCTAATCCAGTTCCACTTCAAATTCCAATTGGTGCAGAAGACCAATTCAGAGGAATGATCGATTTAGTAAAAATGAAAGCTTATACATACACTCTTGATGCACAAGCAGGTGAAATGTATAAAATCGAAGATATTCCAGCTGATTTAACTGATCTTGCTGCTGAATATAGAGAAAAACTTGTTGAAGCTGCTGCTGAATCAAGTGAAGATTTAATGGATAAATATCTTGGTGGTGAAGAACTAAGCGAAGAAGAGATTATATCAGGAATTAAAAAAAGATGTTTAGCTATGGAGATTACTCCAATGGTTTGTGGAACATCTTTCAAAAATAAAGGTATTCAACCACTTCTTGATGCAGTTGCTATGTATTTACCAGCTCCAACAGAAGTTGCTGATATGAATGGTGAAACTCAAGATGGAGATGCTGTAACAGTTGCTTCAAGTGATAAAGGTGAAGTTGCGGCTTTAGCATTTAAAGTTATGACTGACCCATTTGTTGGACAATTAACATTTACAAGAGTATATAGAGGAGTTCTAGAGTCTGGAACTTATGTTATGAACTCTACAAAAATGAAAAAAGAGAGAATCGGAAGACTTCTTAAAATGCATGCAAACTCAAGAGAAGAGATTAAAGAGTTATATGCTGGAGAAATTGGAGCTGTTGTTGGTCTTAAAGATACAATTACAGGAGATACACTAGCAAGTGAAAAAGATCCAGTAATTTTAGAAAGAATGGATTTCCCAGATCCAGTTATCTCTGTTGCAGTTGAGCCAAAAACAAAAGCTGACCAAGAAAAAATGGGTATTGCTTTAGGAAAACTAGCAGAAGAAGATCCATCATTTAGAGTTACAACAGATGAAGAATCAGGACAAACTATTATTTCAGGAATGGGTGAATTACACCTTGAAATTCTTGTAGATAGAATGAAAAGAGAGTTCAAAGTTGAAGCAGAAGTTGGTGCTCCACAAGTTGCTTATAGAGAAACTATTAGAAATGCTGTTAAGCAAGAGTACAAATATGCAAAACAATCTGGAGGTAAAGGACAATATGGTCACGTTTACTTAGAGATTAAACCAATGGAAGCTGGAAGTGAGCCTACATTCAAATTCAAAAACGAAATTAAAGGTGGGGTTGTTCCAAAAGAGTATGTTCCTGCTGTTGAAAAAGGTTGTTTTGAAGCAATGCAAGGTGGTATTTTAGCTGGTTACCCAATGGTTGATATTGAAGTTACACTTTATGATGGAAGCTACCACGAAGTGGATTCATCTGAAATGGCGTTTAAATTAGCTGCTTCAATGGGATTCAAACAAGGTTGTAGAAGTGCAGCTGCAGGTGCTGTATTACTTGAGCCAATTATGAAAGTTGAAATTGAAACTCCAGAAGAGTACATGGGAGACGTTATTGGTGATTGTAATAAAAGAAGAGGACAAGTTCAATCTATGGATGACAGAGCAGGTATCAAACTGGTTACTGCTATGATTCCACTTTCTGAACTATTTGGATACTCAACAGATTTAAGATCTATGTCTCAAGGTAGAGCAACATACTCAATGTTATTTGATGCTTACCAAGAAGTACCAAGAAACGTATCTGAAGAGATTATGAAAAAAAGAAACGGATAA
- a CDS encoding NAD(+)/NADH kinase has translation MRVERSCKQLEKIENIGIVLKPDSPELKNTFLDIKKLFSKNSINIILEKKSANMIGEIGKDFDELCKEVDFIISVGGDGTLLGVARKAFLYDLPVLGINLGTLGFLTDLNFDDLEEFIKDLLVKDYKISPRMIIEGKIEDKNFIAFNDIVISRKNLSSMLEISAKIDKKPFNKYFGDGLIVCTPSGSTAYNLSVGGPIVYPLTNAFIITPIAPHSLTQRPIVVPADFEIEFKVPYDEATIIVDGQEFYELKKGEFISIKIAKEQAKMLHRTSRDFFEVLSEKLRWGNLT, from the coding sequence TTGAGAGTAGAAAGAAGTTGCAAACAACTAGAAAAAATTGAAAATATAGGAATAGTACTAAAACCTGATAGTCCAGAATTAAAGAATACTTTTCTGGATATAAAAAAACTATTTTCAAAAAATAGTATAAATATTATATTAGAAAAAAAATCTGCAAATATGATAGGTGAAATTGGAAAAGATTTTGATGAACTATGTAAAGAGGTTGATTTTATAATAAGTGTTGGTGGAGATGGTACACTTTTAGGTGTTGCAAGAAAAGCATTTTTATATGATTTACCAGTTTTAGGTATAAATTTAGGTACTTTAGGATTTCTAACAGATCTAAATTTTGATGATTTAGAAGAGTTTATAAAAGATTTACTAGTAAAAGATTATAAAATAAGTCCTAGAATGATAATTGAAGGTAAGATAGAAGATAAAAATTTTATAGCTTTTAATGATATTGTAATTTCAAGAAAAAACCTTTCAAGTATGCTTGAGATAAGTGCCAAAATAGATAAAAAACCATTTAATAAATATTTTGGAGATGGATTAATTGTTTGTACTCCAAGTGGTTCAACAGCATATAATTTATCTGTTGGAGGACCAATAGTTTATCCTCTTACAAATGCTTTTATAATAACTCCTATTGCACCTCATTCATTAACTCAAAGACCAATAGTTGTACCAGCTGATTTTGAAATTGAGTTTAAAGTTCCATATGATGAAGCAACAATCATAGTTGATGGACAAGAGTTTTATGAATTAAAAAAAGGTGAATTTATAAGTATAAAAATTGCAAAAGAACAAGCAAAAATGCTTCATAGAACAAGTAGAGATTTCTTTGAAGTATTAAGTGAAAAATTAAGATGGGGTAATTTAACTTGA
- a CDS encoding anthranilate synthase component II has product MILMIDNYDSFTYNIVQYFLELGADLKIIRNDELTLEEIISLNPSKIIISPGPATPNEAGVCLEVIDYFSGKKPIFGICLGHQAIAQSFGAKVVRAKNLMHGKTSKIKVLEDTKIFETLPKEFTQTRYHSLSVENENLPEELIITSKSLDDDEIMSLEIKDKNIFGVQFHPESIMSEYGHKIFENFLRI; this is encoded by the coding sequence ATGATTTTAATGATTGATAATTACGATAGCTTCACATATAATATTGTTCAATACTTCTTAGAATTGGGAGCTGATTTAAAAATAATAAGAAATGATGAACTTACTCTTGAAGAGATTATATCTCTAAACCCAAGTAAAATAATAATATCTCCAGGACCTGCAACTCCAAATGAAGCTGGTGTTTGCTTAGAAGTTATAGATTATTTCTCAGGTAAAAAACCAATTTTTGGAATATGCTTAGGGCATCAAGCAATAGCACAAAGTTTTGGAGCAAAAGTAGTTCGTGCAAAAAATCTAATGCATGGAAAAACATCAAAAATAAAAGTTTTAGAAGATACAAAGATTTTCGAAACATTACCAAAAGAGTTTACTCAAACAAGATATCATTCTTTAAGTGTTGAGAATGAAAATTTACCAGAAGAGCTTATAATTACTTCAAAAAGTTTAGATGATGATGAAATTATGTCTTTAGAGATAAAAGATAAAAATATTTTTGGTGTACAGTTTCATCCTGAATCAATTATGAGTGAATATGGACATAAAATTTTTGAAAACTTTTTAAGGATATAA